The following proteins are encoded in a genomic region of Brachypodium distachyon strain Bd21 chromosome 1, Brachypodium_distachyon_v3.0, whole genome shotgun sequence:
- the LOC100837302 gene encoding AT-hook motif nuclear-localized protein 22 translates to MGSMDGHSLHHHGGGGGYTHVAASGPAGSNNDEQQQDDASPPPSGASGGGGGGSAGRRPRGRPPGSKNKPKPPVVVTRESPNAMRSHVLEIASGADIVEAIAAFSRRRQRGVSVLSGSGAVTGVTLRQPAGMAGNGAPAVALRGRFEILSLSGAFLPAPAPPGATGLAVYLAGGQGQVVGGSVMGELLASGPVMVIAATFGNATYERLPLDEASQADAEEAGAVLSGSSEGGGAAQLLEQQGSGGGTAVAHPPMYASVPQPTPTHDMFGQWGQQARPPPPTSF, encoded by the coding sequence ATGGGGAGCATGGACGGCCACTCGCTGCaccaccacggcggcggcggcggctacacGCACGTCGCCGCGTCGGGCCCCGCGGGCAGCAACAacgacgagcagcagcaggacgacgcgtcgccgcctccctcgggggccagcggcggcgggggcgggggatcggcagggcggcggccgcgggggaGGCCGCCGGGGTCGAAGAACAAGCCGAAGCCGCCCGTGGTGGTGACGCGGGAGAGCCCGAACGCGATGCGGTCGCACGTGCTGGAGATCGCGAGCGGGGCCGACATCGTGGAGGCCATCGCGGCCTTctcccggcgccggcagcgcgGGGTGTCCGTgctcagcggcagcggcgccgtcaCCGGGGTCACGCTCAGGCAGCCCGCGGGGATGGCTGGCAACGGCGCGCCCGCGGTCGCCTTGCGGGGGCGGTTCGAGATCCTGTCCCTGTCGGGCGCCttcctgccggcgccggctcccccGGGCGCCACGGGGCTGGCGGTGTACCTGGCGGGCGGGCAGGGGCAGGTGGTGGGCGGCAGCGTCATGGGGGAGCTGCTGGCGTCGGGCCCCGTCATGGTGATCGCGGCCACGTTCGGGAACGCCACCTACGAGCGGCTGCCCCTGGACGAAGCTTCCCAGGCCGACGCCGAGGAGGCCGGGGCCGTGCTGTCCGGGTCGtccgagggcggcggcgcggcacagCTGCTGGAGCAGCAGGGAAGCGGAGGGGGAACCGCCGTGGCGCATCCGCCGATGTATGCTTCCGtgccgcagccgacgccgacgcACGACATGTTCGGGCAATGGGGGCAGCaggcgaggccgccgccgccgacgtcctTCTAG